DNA from bacterium:
CGTCATTGTTGGGAGGTTATAAATGGACGAAAAACTCTTTGAGCAAGAGCAAAATAATTACACTGCGAGAGAGATTAAGGTTCTAAAAGGGTTAGAAGGTGTCAGAGCACGCCCTGCAATGTACATTGGAGATACCTCCAAGCAGGGGTTACACCACCTTGTTTATGAAATAGTGGACAACGCCATAGATGAGGCTCTTGCAGGTTTTTGCACAGAAATAAATGTAAAAATTAGAAAAGACGGAACGATTACTGTAAAAGACAACGGTAGGGGAATCCCAGTTGATATACACCCTGAAGAAAAAATTCCTGCAGTAGAAATTGTTTTCACTTACCTCCATGCTGGCGGAAAGTTTGGTTCAAAGGCCTATCAAATTTCCGGTGGTTTACATGGTGTAGGTGCATCGGTGGTTAATGCACTTTCCGAATATCTTGAGGCTAAGATCTATAGAGATGGAAAAATTTATCACATTGCTTTTTCAAGAGGGAAAAAGATTAAAAACCTTGAAATTATAGGTGAAACAGAGGAACATGGAACCGAAGTCACCTTTAAACCGGATATTGAAATCTTCAAGAACATTAATTTTGATTTTGAAACTTTAAACGAAAGACTCAAAGAACTTGCCTACCTTGTAAAAGGAGTTAAAATATCTATAGAAGATGAGAGAAACGGCAAATACAATGAATATCAATTTGAAGGTGGATTAAAGGAATTTCTTGTGGAACTTGACGAAGGTAATTACGTCATAAATGAAAAGCCCTTCTATTTTGACAGAAAATTTGAGAATGAAAGGGTCGAAGTTGAAGTTGCCCTCCAATATAACAAAGGTTATGAAGAAAACCTGATTTCTTTTGTAAACACAATCAATACTACGGAACACGGAACCCACGTCACAGGTCTCAGACAGGGGCTTACCAGGGCTCTTAACGACTTTGCAAAGAAAAACAATTTAATTAAAGAGAACCAAGCATTTCAAGGTGAAGATTTAAGGGAAGGGCTCACTTGCATAATCCATGTGAAATTACCCGACCCACAGTTTGAAGGTCAAACCAAAACCAAACTGGGCAACACATACATCTCGGGCATTGTCGCTTCAGCAGTTTACGAAGAATTTACCAGATACCTGGAGGAGAACCCCAGCGATGCAAAAGCAATCATCGTTAAGTGTCTTGAAAATCAGAGGGCAAGGGAAGCTGCAAGAAGAGCAAAGGAAATTGAGAGAAGGAAATCTTCATGGGATTCAAATGGTCTCGCTGGGAAATTGGCAGATTGCACGACAAAGGATAGATCAAGGGCCGAACTATTCATAGTTGAGGGTGAATCAGCAGGTGGTTCCGCCAAACAAGGTCGCAATAGGGAATTTCAGGCCATCCTTCCTCTCAGAGGCAAGACTCTGAACATTGAAAAGGCACCCTTTGAAAAGGTAATTGAAAATGAACAGATTAAAATATTAATGCAGGCTATAGGTGCTGGAATTAAAGACAATTGCGTACCCGAAAGTTCCCGTTATTCGAAGATCATAATCATGACTGATGCTGATGTAGACGGGTCTCACATTAGAACCCTACTCTTAACCTTCTTTTACAGATACATGAAACCCCTAATTGAGCACGGGTACATTTATATTGCGCAACCTCCCTTGTACAAACTGAAGGCGAAGAAGGAGGAAAAATATGCCTATACAGAAGAAGAAAAAGAAGAATTTATTAGAATACATGGAGTGGAGAATGTTACCATTCAGAGATACAAGGGGCTTGGTGAAATGAACCCTGAACAGCTTTGGGAAACTACCATGGATCCGGCAAAAAGAGTTTTGAAGAAGGTAACTCTGGAAGATGCGGCTCAGGCCAGTAGACTTATAAGCATACTCATGGGACCCAAGGTAGAACCACGGAGGAACTACATAATAGAACACGCTACACTTGTCACGAACCTTGATATATAGTGCTTATAAAGTAAATTTACCTTAAAGAGCTTACACCTTAAAAGATAGTCGCTTAGTAAGTTTTAAAGCCAATACAAAACTTAGAATCTAATAGTTACTCCAAAATTTGCGAAATCAAATTTACTTAGCCTATTTCTAAAGTAGGCATCAACAGTTATATTTTTGCTAAGTTCTACACTCAAACCGTAAGTTAAAAAGACATTTGAACTTTCAGAACTGGAAGAAGCTCTTTGCCTGACTTGAGAGATCGGTGTTATTATAACATTGGTTGAGGAGTCACCTCTTATGATGGAATCAACCCTCTCGCCCAACGGGATAATTTTTAACTCTTCAGCAACTATTTCATGGGTAAAATTAAATAAACTACCAAACCATAGTGTTAAACCCTTTAAGTTAAATGGATTAACTTCAACCGCGACAGGGAATTGAATTGCATATTCCTTACCTTCGGTTATTCTTTGGCCAACTTTATTTTGTATCACAAACCTCTCATAGTCATCGGGATCACTGGATAGGGTATCACCGTCCAAATATCTTACATAAAGGGAATCCACAGAACGGTAAGAAAGATTCAAATAACAGTATCGATAGAAACCATTGATTCCAAATGCAATCCTGGTGGAAGAATTTAGTTCAAAAACTTCCGTGTAATATGCCTTAAAGTAATTCTCCGTTTTTCCTTTGTAAGACGTAAAATTCTCCTCATTGTAGCTTAAGCTATCATATTTTGCAATGAAAGTGTCGATCACCGTGTTGTAGTTACCCAAGTAGCCCATTTCAATCTTTGTAATGTTATCTACCGCTTTTCTCTCTCTTAGAACAAAAATCCCAGCCTCTCTAAAACTTTTTAGACCTTTGGGAAGGTAGTAGTCAAGATTCAAAGAATATCCCTTCCCTAAGAAAGAGATCCCTTCATCTACCCTACTCTGGTCGTATAAAACATGGGTTTCTTCTCGAGTAGTATCA
Protein-coding regions in this window:
- the gyrB gene encoding DNA topoisomerase (ATP-hydrolyzing) subunit B encodes the protein MDEKLFEQEQNNYTAREIKVLKGLEGVRARPAMYIGDTSKQGLHHLVYEIVDNAIDEALAGFCTEINVKIRKDGTITVKDNGRGIPVDIHPEEKIPAVEIVFTYLHAGGKFGSKAYQISGGLHGVGASVVNALSEYLEAKIYRDGKIYHIAFSRGKKIKNLEIIGETEEHGTEVTFKPDIEIFKNINFDFETLNERLKELAYLVKGVKISIEDERNGKYNEYQFEGGLKEFLVELDEGNYVINEKPFYFDRKFENERVEVEVALQYNKGYEENLISFVNTINTTEHGTHVTGLRQGLTRALNDFAKKNNLIKENQAFQGEDLREGLTCIIHVKLPDPQFEGQTKTKLGNTYISGIVASAVYEEFTRYLEENPSDAKAIIVKCLENQRAREAARRAKEIERRKSSWDSNGLAGKLADCTTKDRSRAELFIVEGESAGGSAKQGRNREFQAILPLRGKTLNIEKAPFEKVIENEQIKILMQAIGAGIKDNCVPESSRYSKIIIMTDADVDGSHIRTLLLTFFYRYMKPLIEHGYIYIAQPPLYKLKAKKEEKYAYTEEEKEEFIRIHGVENVTIQRYKGLGEMNPEQLWETTMDPAKRVLKKVTLEDAAQASRLISILMGPKVEPRRNYIIEHATLVTNLDI